In the Anastrepha obliqua isolate idAnaObli1 chromosome 1, idAnaObli1_1.0, whole genome shotgun sequence genome, one interval contains:
- the LOC129237327 gene encoding putative inner dynein arm light chain, axonemal, giving the protein MDEVDVATVDQYQTLVRYNNPVLVVKHPDKKGVPTEIELKRPLTAGALLDTKRETEEILNSILPPRCWEEDGQLWQQTVSSTPATRQDVINLQEMLDTRLQQTQARETGICPIRRELYTQCFDEIIRQVTINCSERGLLLLRIRDEIAMSMEAYETLYCSSVAFGMRKALQAHEEKEMLRDRVKTLETEKESLEEIINDMKIKQEQAERRNAELRASEEKKYAEEVAFLKKTNTQLKAQLEGITAPKK; this is encoded by the exons ATGGATGAAGTGGATGTAGCTACAGTTGATCAGTATCAGACACTGGTGCGCTATAATAATCCAGTGTTAGTAGTGAAACACCCtgacaaaaagggtgtaccaaCTGAAATT GAATTAAAACGACCACTAACGGCTGGCGCTTTGTTGGACACCAAACGCGAAACTGAGGAGATACTTAATTCCATATTGCCCCCGCGCTGCTGGGAGGAGGATGGGCAGTTATGGCAACAAACG GTATCAAGTACACCAGCTACTCGACAGGATGTCATCAACTTACAAGAGATGCTGGACACACGTCTTCAACAAACGCAGGCTCGTGAGACGGGCATTTGTCCCATACGCCGAGAGTTGTATACACAGTGCTTTG atGAAATAATTCGTCAAGTCACCATTAATTGCTCAGAGCGTGGCCTGCTACTGTTACGTATACGAGACGAAATCGCCATGTCTATGGAGGCATATGAAACACTATACTGCAGTTCGGTGGCATTTGGTATGCGTAAAGCATTGCAGGCACACGAAGAGAAAGAAATGCTGCGCGATCGTGTCAAAACATTGGAAACCGAAAAGGAATCGCTCGAAGAGATTATCAACGACATGAAGATCAAGCAAGAGCAAGCAGAACGTCGTAATGCAGAACTGCGCGCGTCAGAGGAGAAGAAATATGCGGAAGAGGTTGCATTCCTCAAGAAGACCAACACACAGTTAAAGGCTCAACTGGAGGGCATTACAGCGCCAAAGAAGTGA